One genomic segment of Culturomica massiliensis includes these proteins:
- a CDS encoding DUF417 family protein → MVTQVSKLVHRFLSWAASSQKLGINLIRISILIIFVWIGGLKFWNYEAEGIVPFVANSPFMNFFYNKTAPEYKEYKMKEGEFNAAKQQWHKDNNTYGFSHGLGVLIMSIGILVFIGMFSPKAGLIGAALAIIMTIGTLSFLVTTPEVWVPDLGSGEHGFPLLSGAGRLVIKDTAILAGAIVLLADSAQRILKKQNSK, encoded by the coding sequence ATGGTAACACAAGTAAGTAAACTCGTCCACCGCTTTCTCTCATGGGCCGCCTCCAGCCAGAAACTCGGAATCAATCTGATACGTATATCCATTCTGATCATATTTGTCTGGATCGGGGGATTGAAGTTCTGGAATTACGAAGCAGAAGGCATCGTACCTTTCGTAGCCAACAGTCCGTTTATGAATTTCTTTTACAATAAAACCGCTCCGGAATATAAAGAATACAAAATGAAAGAAGGCGAATTCAATGCCGCCAAACAGCAATGGCACAAAGACAATAATACCTACGGCTTTTCACATGGTTTGGGTGTATTGATTATGAGCATCGGCATCCTGGTATTTATAGGTATGTTCTCCCCGAAGGCCGGACTTATCGGAGCCGCCTTAGCTATTATCATGACAATCGGTACGCTTTCCTTTCTGGTAACGACTCCGGAAGTCTGGGTCCCGGACCTCGGAAGCGGGGAACACGGCTTTCCCTTACTTAGCGGGGCAGGGCGACTGGTTATAAAAGACACAGCCATATTGGCAGGGGCCATTGTGCTGCTTGCAGATTCCGCCCAACGCATATTGAAAAAACAAAACTCAAAATAA
- a CDS encoding AraC family transcriptional regulator → MDYNFNTRLKGNLTLTSDFHANQALRKDKTLYKFIWVQNGTITLEIDHIDITLGKDELISLTPLHHIEFKEINGTYLTLLFNSNFYCIYGHDQEVSCNGFLFNGTSSIIRLQLSDRQSALLHEITDKLDNEYQIKDNLQEEMLRILLKRFIIACTRIAREKFAITTDKEKSFDIIRQYYVLVDQHFKEKKMVQEYADLLHRSPKTLSNLFSSYNLPSPLRIIHERIEAEAKRLLLYTAKNAKEIADILGFEDLSTFSRFFKNITGESISDYRKREVGKN, encoded by the coding sequence ATGGACTATAACTTCAATACCCGGCTAAAAGGGAATCTTACCCTGACCTCTGATTTCCATGCCAATCAGGCTTTACGGAAAGACAAAACATTATACAAATTCATCTGGGTACAAAACGGGACGATCACCCTTGAAATAGACCATATCGATATCACATTGGGCAAAGATGAGCTTATTTCGCTTACTCCCCTGCACCACATCGAATTTAAAGAAATAAACGGGACCTACCTTACCCTTTTATTCAACAGCAATTTTTACTGTATTTACGGACACGACCAGGAAGTTTCCTGCAACGGATTCCTGTTCAACGGAACCTCCAGCATAATCCGGTTGCAGCTATCGGACCGCCAATCGGCCCTTTTGCATGAGATTACGGACAAACTCGACAACGAATACCAAATCAAGGATAACTTACAGGAAGAAATGCTCCGTATCCTGTTGAAACGTTTCATCATCGCCTGTACCCGTATTGCAAGAGAAAAATTTGCCATCACGACCGATAAGGAAAAAAGCTTCGACATCATCCGTCAGTATTACGTATTGGTAGATCAGCATTTCAAAGAAAAAAAGATGGTGCAGGAATATGCAGACCTGCTGCACCGTTCTCCCAAAACCCTGTCGAATCTTTTCTCGAGCTACAATCTTCCTTCTCCCCTGCGCATCATTCACGAGCGAATCGAAGCCGAAGCCAAACGACTGTTGCTTTACACCGCTAAAAATGCGAAGGAAATTGCCGATATTCTGGGATTTGAAGACTTATCCACATTCAGCCGTTTCTTTAAAAATATAACCGGCGAAAGCATCTCTGACTACCGGAAACGGGAAGTTGGGAAAAATTGA
- the mnmA gene encoding tRNA 2-thiouridine(34) synthase MnmA, whose amino-acid sequence MKKRVLMAMSGGIDSTVAAMLLQEQGYELVGVTYRTFDTISRGCMEKEKGCCSVDSLFEAQRMADDLGFEHHILDIRQEFKETVIHNFIDEYLHGRTPNPCVICNSTIKWGKLLETADEFGCNAIATGHYARIGRQNERYFLQKGVDEAKDQTYFLWKLSQENLARTLFPLGELTKPEVRAIALKHGYEKLSKKSESQEICFIPDNDYRVFLNQQVDDFQGKYGPGDFVDTQGNILGRHKGFPNYTIGQRKGLGIALGHPMFVVAIHPEENKVVLGTKEELQGQSCYVSDINLMKYARIPEGLTVTAKIRYRNAGRQASLFHEGDKLRVVFQETVDSITPGQSAVFYEGQDVVGGGIID is encoded by the coding sequence ATGAAAAAACGGGTACTAATGGCCATGAGCGGAGGCATCGACAGTACAGTTGCCGCCATGTTGCTGCAAGAACAAGGATATGAGCTGGTAGGTGTTACCTATCGTACCTTCGATACGATTTCGCGGGGATGTATGGAAAAAGAAAAAGGATGTTGCAGTGTCGATTCCCTTTTTGAAGCCCAAAGAATGGCCGACGATCTGGGATTCGAACATCACATACTCGATATTCGTCAGGAATTCAAGGAAACGGTCATACACAACTTTATCGACGAATACCTGCACGGCCGTACACCCAATCCCTGTGTGATATGCAACTCGACGATAAAATGGGGCAAACTGCTTGAAACAGCAGATGAATTCGGTTGCAACGCAATCGCTACCGGACATTATGCCCGTATCGGCCGGCAGAACGAACGCTATTTTCTGCAAAAAGGAGTGGATGAAGCCAAAGACCAGACGTATTTCCTCTGGAAATTGAGTCAGGAAAACCTGGCCCGGACCCTATTTCCCCTTGGGGAACTCACCAAACCGGAAGTCCGGGCGATCGCATTGAAACACGGGTATGAGAAATTATCGAAGAAAAGCGAAAGCCAGGAAATTTGCTTCATCCCCGACAACGACTACCGGGTTTTCCTAAACCAGCAGGTTGATGATTTCCAGGGCAAATACGGTCCCGGGGATTTCGTCGATACCCAAGGGAATATACTCGGCCGTCACAAAGGTTTTCCCAACTATACCATCGGACAAAGAAAAGGCCTGGGCATAGCACTGGGACACCCCATGTTCGTCGTTGCCATCCACCCCGAAGAAAATAAAGTCGTTCTCGGAACAAAAGAGGAATTACAGGGACAAAGCTGTTACGTAAGCGACATAAATCTTATGAAATATGCCCGGATTCCCGAAGGATTGACCGTTACGGCCAAAATCCGCTACCGCAACGCAGGCAGGCAGGCTTCACTGTTCCATGAAGGGGACAAGCTGCGGGTCGTCTTTCAGGAAACCGTAGACTCCATTACTCCGGGACAAAGTGCTGTATTTTACGAAGGTCAGGATGTTGTCGGAGGAGGTATTATCGATTGA
- the trmB gene encoding tRNA (guanosine(46)-N7)-methyltransferase TrmB, whose translation MAKNKLAKFAEMETLENVFQPAHREIFRTDYDLKGKWNEKVFRNDHPIVLEIGCGKGEYTVGLGELFPDKNFIGMDIKGARMWHGAKGALEKNIHNAVFIRAYAEFMESLFAPGEIAEIWITFPDPQMSKARKRLTGTRFLSLYKKILKANGILHLKTDSPFLYTYTAELIKHNHLPASVVTDDLYGGDLDDKILGIKTFYEQQWLSRGKKIKYIRFSLEGSDTLTEPEIAIEKDDYHSEARYMGPTPKKRML comes from the coding sequence ATGGCAAAAAACAAACTGGCAAAATTTGCGGAAATGGAAACATTAGAGAATGTATTCCAACCGGCTCACCGTGAAATTTTCCGCACCGATTACGATTTAAAAGGAAAATGGAATGAAAAAGTTTTCCGGAACGACCACCCGATTGTTTTGGAGATCGGTTGTGGCAAAGGGGAATATACCGTCGGGCTGGGCGAGCTTTTCCCCGATAAAAATTTTATCGGGATGGATATAAAAGGAGCACGCATGTGGCACGGTGCTAAAGGTGCGCTGGAAAAAAATATTCACAACGCCGTTTTCATAAGAGCTTATGCTGAATTTATGGAATCCTTATTCGCTCCGGGAGAAATAGCCGAAATCTGGATCACGTTTCCGGACCCCCAAATGTCGAAAGCCCGCAAAAGACTGACAGGCACCCGTTTCCTTTCCTTGTATAAAAAAATACTGAAAGCAAACGGGATTCTCCACCTCAAAACCGACAGTCCTTTTTTATATACCTATACGGCAGAATTGATAAAACACAATCACTTACCGGCCTCCGTTGTCACGGATGATTTATACGGAGGTGACCTGGACGATAAAATACTGGGCATCAAGACATTTTACGAACAACAATGGCTTTCCCGGGGCAAAAAGATCAAATACATCCGTTTTTCTCTCGAAGGGAGCGATACCCTGACAGAACCGGAAATTGCTATTGAAAAAGACGATTATCACAGTGAAGCCCGTTATATGGGGCCGACCCCTAAAAAACGAATGCTATGA
- a CDS encoding gliding motility lipoprotein GldH, which translates to MKKYIWTVLVLCILAACQQPAIFENYKTIEKESWLINDTVRFQVDIPRSGEYDFNVGIRHTTDYEMANLWCFIQIKDSAQTILRDTLNIKIAEPDGRWLGKGNSIKTLETPSHIHMLNAGKYTFDIIQGMRTRSLNGIKNVGLVIRTKETNH; encoded by the coding sequence ATGAAAAAATATATTTGGACGGTTCTTGTTTTATGTATTTTAGCCGCTTGTCAACAGCCGGCAATTTTTGAAAACTACAAAACAATCGAGAAAGAGTCCTGGCTTATCAACGACACCGTCCGTTTCCAGGTTGACATCCCCCGGTCCGGAGAATACGATTTTAATGTCGGCATACGTCATACGACAGATTATGAAATGGCTAATTTATGGTGTTTTATACAAATAAAAGATTCGGCACAAACCATTCTCCGGGATACCTTAAATATAAAAATAGCAGAACCGGACGGCAGATGGCTGGGAAAAGGGAATTCCATAAAAACCTTGGAAACTCCGTCCCATATACATATGCTAAACGCCGGTAAATACACCTTCGACATTATTCAGGGCATGCGAACCAGATCTTTAAACGGCATCAAAAACGTAGGCCTGGTTATCCGCACAAAAGAAACCAATCACTGA